Proteins encoded within one genomic window of Gimesia chilikensis:
- a CDS encoding HD domain-containing protein translates to MNHPYVEIPELSNLQSGSGLVRIPYQQDVPFTGRVRALVDTPEFRRLSHITQLGFTALVYPGATHTRFEHALGVYQNALQYLWQLGRDERFAATVDVHTAEVLIAAALLHDLGHWPFCHLIEDMSLEGIPRHEQFAREFLSEGHELPKILREEWGIEPSEVLDILVPSSDTPRMRLVRSILSGPIDIDKMDYLDRDSLHAGVPYGRNFDKKRLIQSLMVNADGDGLAIGSKGKTAAELMVFARYVMFSEVYWHHAVRAASTMFARAFYHLYPRLDLAEYFQLTESDSISVLRKEAQGTDCERLVEGIFSNKRVLYKRVAEFSFYESSEVFELIAHRPVSSLVHWSEQLAARLTQRLKQQVDATDVLIDAPPTHREVEFNVEIYSPREAQYQPLHVVSPVVDTLARKQFDDFVKRVRVFAHPRIATECKTMSDFKSLLIDAVRENG, encoded by the coding sequence ATGAACCACCCGTATGTCGAGATTCCTGAACTCTCCAACCTGCAGTCAGGCAGTGGCCTGGTCCGGATTCCCTACCAGCAGGACGTGCCTTTTACCGGTCGCGTCCGGGCACTGGTCGATACACCCGAGTTCCGACGGCTGTCGCACATCACCCAACTGGGGTTCACGGCGCTCGTTTATCCCGGAGCAACGCACACGCGTTTTGAACACGCGCTGGGCGTTTATCAGAATGCGCTGCAGTATCTCTGGCAACTGGGACGGGACGAACGTTTCGCGGCGACCGTGGACGTGCATACGGCGGAAGTGCTGATTGCAGCGGCCCTGCTGCACGATCTGGGGCACTGGCCGTTCTGTCATCTGATTGAAGATATGTCACTGGAAGGCATTCCCCGGCACGAGCAGTTTGCCCGGGAGTTTCTCTCGGAAGGACACGAACTGCCAAAGATCCTGCGGGAAGAGTGGGGCATTGAACCTTCCGAAGTGCTGGATATTCTGGTGCCGAGTTCGGATACCCCCCGCATGCGACTGGTGCGTTCGATTCTCTCTGGCCCGATTGACATCGATAAGATGGACTACCTCGATCGTGACAGTCTTCACGCCGGCGTGCCTTACGGTCGTAACTTCGATAAAAAACGACTGATCCAGTCGTTGATGGTTAACGCGGACGGAGATGGACTGGCGATTGGTTCCAAGGGTAAAACCGCAGCCGAGTTGATGGTGTTTGCCCGTTATGTGATGTTCAGCGAAGTCTACTGGCATCACGCGGTTCGTGCGGCGAGTACGATGTTTGCCCGCGCGTTTTATCATCTCTATCCCAGGCTGGATCTCGCTGAATATTTCCAGCTCACCGAGTCCGATTCCATTTCTGTACTCCGCAAGGAAGCACAGGGGACTGACTGCGAACGTCTCGTCGAAGGCATTTTCAGTAACAAACGTGTGCTCTATAAACGGGTGGCAGAATTCAGTTTCTATGAGTCATCTGAAGTCTTTGAACTGATTGCACATCGACCAGTCTCATCGCTGGTCCACTGGAGCGAACAACTGGCAGCGCGGCTCACGCAACGTTTAAAGCAGCAGGTCGATGCGACCGACGTTCTGATCGACGCCCCCCCCACGCATCGGGAAGTGGAATTCAACGTGGAGATCTATTCGCCGCGCGAAGCCCAATATCAGCCGCTGCACGTCGTCTCTCCTGTGGTGGATACGCTGGCACGCAAGCAGTTTGATGATTTCGTCAAACGGGTGCGCGTTTTTGCGCATCCCCGGATTGCGACTGAATGTAAAACGATGAGTGATTTCAAATCGCTGCTGATCGATGCTGTCAGGGAAAACGGCTGA
- a CDS encoding efflux RND transporter periplasmic adaptor subunit, giving the protein MRFATVLVAALAVLIINAQTVCAQRGPAPVAVAEVVQKDLASGQTFVGTVLPIKRSVIGSAVGGRVAEFPVNEGDFVKAKQPLAQLLTNTIKLEVAAEKAELQLRKHELEEMENGSRPDEIKRARALMQAARAESEYQTKRRKRLESLYARKAVNDDDIQQVVSESIRADELYEEAQSAYQLAVEGPRKEKIDQARARVAMQQALVDELESKVVKHTIITPFDGYVVAEHTEVGQWVNSGELVAEVIALDQVDVSVQVLENHVPHVRLGMEVRVEVPAIPNQVFTGKVALIVPQADVRARTFPVKVRLKNTITKDGGPLLKSGMLARAVLPTGPQQSALLVSKDALVLGGPTPMVYVVDPAADNKKQGKARPVPVQVGVAQGRLIQVKGDLKPGQQVVIRGNERLRPGQDVVISEVLSPDAEPKSKAIDIKG; this is encoded by the coding sequence ATGAGATTTGCAACCGTTTTAGTCGCAGCACTCGCTGTGTTAATCATCAATGCACAGACTGTCTGTGCCCAGCGGGGGCCGGCCCCTGTTGCGGTGGCAGAAGTCGTCCAGAAGGATCTTGCTTCGGGACAGACGTTTGTTGGAACGGTACTCCCCATTAAACGCAGTGTGATTGGTAGTGCTGTCGGCGGTCGTGTGGCTGAGTTCCCTGTGAACGAAGGGGATTTTGTCAAAGCCAAACAACCGCTCGCCCAGCTGTTGACGAATACCATCAAGTTGGAAGTGGCTGCGGAAAAAGCAGAGCTGCAGCTGCGAAAGCACGAACTGGAAGAGATGGAGAACGGTTCGCGTCCGGATGAAATTAAACGGGCTCGCGCACTGATGCAGGCGGCCCGGGCAGAGAGCGAATATCAGACGAAACGCCGTAAACGTCTGGAATCCCTCTATGCCCGCAAAGCCGTTAACGATGATGACATTCAGCAGGTCGTTTCCGAATCCATTCGGGCTGACGAATTATATGAGGAAGCACAGTCTGCCTATCAACTGGCTGTCGAGGGGCCTCGCAAAGAGAAAATTGATCAGGCCCGGGCCCGGGTAGCCATGCAGCAGGCGCTCGTCGACGAACTCGAAAGTAAAGTGGTCAAACACACGATCATTACCCCCTTTGATGGATACGTGGTCGCCGAACATACTGAAGTCGGTCAGTGGGTGAACTCTGGCGAACTTGTGGCTGAAGTCATCGCCCTGGATCAGGTCGATGTGAGTGTGCAGGTGCTGGAAAATCACGTCCCCCACGTGCGGCTGGGAATGGAAGTCCGGGTGGAAGTCCCCGCGATTCCTAACCAGGTCTTTACGGGAAAAGTTGCCTTAATCGTACCGCAGGCTGATGTTCGTGCCCGTACATTTCCCGTCAAAGTCCGTCTGAAAAATACAATCACCAAAGATGGTGGTCCCCTGTTGAAATCAGGCATGCTGGCCCGTGCGGTTCTGCCAACCGGACCTCAGCAGTCAGCGCTGCTGGTTTCCAAGGATGCCCTGGTTCTGGGCGGCCCGACACCAATGGTCTATGTCGTCGATCCTGCTGCAGATAATAAAAAGCAGGGTAAAGCCCGGCCAGTGCCGGTACAGGTTGGGGTGGCGCAAGGCCGCCTGATTCAGGTTAAGGGAGATCTGAAGCCCGGTCAGCAGGTTGTGATCCGTGGTAACGAGCGTCTGCGGCCCGGACAGGACGTGGTGATTTCCGAAGTTCTGTCTCCCGATGCAGAACCCAAGTCCAAAGCCATCGACATTAAGGGTTAA
- a CDS encoding nucleoside 2-deoxyribosyltransferase, which yields MKHSNEQMRVYCAGPLFNRTERDEMTEIADLLTKTGYTVYLPHRDGMEFRLILDVLVERNWDAPTAAQFLHEAIFSLDVYQLVVECEAMVWNLNGRVPDEGAVSEAAMAWMLGKPLIAYKDDVRSLIQGRFNPLLVGMVEFESVDEIEQIPHALSSAILNHDLRPPLEVDALPAKVQKAVQAGQVLWKAMCSEGAQEDNEMIASVVEELFAPNDRSSLLA from the coding sequence ATGAAACATTCTAACGAACAGATGCGCGTGTACTGCGCAGGTCCTCTGTTTAATCGGACCGAACGGGACGAGATGACAGAGATTGCAGATCTCTTAACCAAAACCGGATATACCGTCTACCTGCCTCACCGCGACGGGATGGAATTTCGCCTGATCCTGGATGTGCTGGTCGAACGCAACTGGGATGCACCGACGGCTGCTCAGTTTCTGCATGAAGCCATTTTCTCGCTGGATGTCTACCAGCTGGTTGTGGAATGTGAGGCGATGGTCTGGAATCTCAACGGACGCGTTCCCGATGAAGGCGCTGTTTCCGAAGCAGCCATGGCCTGGATGCTGGGCAAGCCACTGATCGCCTATAAAGATGATGTCCGCTCGCTGATCCAGGGACGCTTTAATCCGCTGCTGGTGGGCATGGTCGAATTTGAATCGGTCGATGAAATCGAACAGATTCCGCATGCTCTCTCCTCGGCGATCCTGAATCATGATCTGCGTCCTCCTTTGGAAGTGGACGCGTTGCCCGCCAAGGTTCAGAAAGCAGTGCAGGCCGGCCAGGTACTGTGGAAGGCCATGTGCTCCGAAGGGGCGCAGGAAGATAACGAAATGATCGCGTCTGTCGTCGAGGAGTTGTTTGCGCCGAACGATCGTTCTTCGCTGCTCGCCTGA
- a CDS encoding formylglycine-generating enzyme family protein, with amino-acid sequence MPLLSKTAGFRFSVSCCLLALLLTSCGDGGGKVGSFTEEDKARSPSSNRSNMRAPQLRPRKVEPQPSRSTQPAELEGDPEDHFEVVDYLHNYRIQKPDPSRARGEEFAVVPPAEPGLNASTFTVIQPEATGETTQPSSTFKLPKGFTALPEYGYSAEGLPRRIRCDRDYSEMALVPAGVSIQGVESGDPNAQPQFSIFQNAFYIDLHEVTLEQYRRWRSEMIAAKGKIPELAGNDQAEGNIPAMGIAYTDAINYARTMGKQLPLETQWEKAARGELGFQYPWGDGRPLWHKNRQPGQIDPVKSFPGDKSPYGVYDMAGNAREWCDDWYSPDAYKAALARSDAGVVRDWTGPKLPVVSGERVARGAKDSWKVWKRAGENMRTPGPDIGFRCVLNLSATGQQPDKNARPANAF; translated from the coding sequence ATGCCTCTGTTATCGAAGACCGCTGGATTTCGCTTTTCTGTGTCATGTTGTCTGCTTGCACTGTTGCTGACAAGTTGTGGTGACGGTGGAGGCAAGGTGGGGAGCTTTACAGAAGAGGACAAAGCCAGGTCACCTTCCTCGAATCGTTCCAATATGCGGGCACCGCAATTAAGGCCTCGTAAAGTGGAACCGCAACCGTCCCGCTCAACACAGCCGGCGGAACTGGAGGGAGACCCGGAAGATCATTTTGAGGTAGTCGATTACCTGCATAATTACCGGATTCAGAAGCCCGATCCCAGTCGCGCCCGCGGGGAAGAGTTCGCAGTGGTGCCCCCTGCCGAACCAGGATTGAATGCTTCCACATTTACTGTCATCCAGCCGGAGGCGACGGGGGAGACAACCCAGCCCAGTTCTACATTTAAACTTCCCAAGGGATTCACTGCGTTGCCAGAATATGGCTATTCTGCAGAAGGCTTACCCCGGCGGATTCGGTGTGACCGCGATTATTCCGAGATGGCGCTGGTCCCGGCTGGCGTTTCGATTCAGGGAGTCGAATCCGGCGATCCGAATGCGCAGCCGCAGTTTTCGATTTTTCAGAACGCGTTTTATATCGATCTGCACGAAGTCACGCTCGAACAATATCGCCGCTGGCGTTCAGAAATGATCGCCGCGAAAGGCAAAATTCCCGAACTGGCGGGAAATGATCAGGCGGAAGGGAACATCCCGGCCATGGGCATCGCGTATACCGACGCCATTAATTATGCCCGAACGATGGGCAAGCAGTTGCCCCTGGAAACGCAGTGGGAGAAAGCCGCGCGGGGCGAACTGGGATTTCAGTATCCCTGGGGTGACGGGCGTCCGCTCTGGCACAAGAACCGCCAGCCCGGACAAATAGATCCGGTGAAAAGTTTTCCGGGAGACAAGAGTCCCTACGGAGTTTACGACATGGCCGGAAATGCCCGGGAATGGTGCGATGACTGGTATTCTCCCGATGCCTATAAAGCGGCGCTGGCCCGCTCCGATGCCGGTGTCGTCCGCGACTGGACCGGTCCCAAGCTCCCGGTTGTATCGGGGGAACGTGTGGCCCGCGGTGCGAAAGATTCCTGGAAAGTCTGGAAACGGGCTGGGGAAAACATGCGGACTCCCGGCCCGGACATCGGTTTTCGCTGTGTCTTGAACCTTTCCGCTACAGGCCAGCAGCCTGACAAAAACGCCCGCCCCGCGAACGCGTTTTAA
- a CDS encoding DUF2079 domain-containing protein, with amino-acid sequence MNHSAPTPPAIDSRRFTYALLCVLLGPGAVTLALQTIFSSQDLAGMYVSVPLWEALLSSWGATLDPTTQTVGIPFFPLMGYLLLTATLTWLAGGFLISRLQKSAFSAALTDWGCLGYRWWFLPGVWELLRILLFIIGWSSGEGLLLATSQFWFAITIAGWLATLVTLLFPASQSEASIEELSTEPKSSLPVTVWLLMGVFVLIFTWMNWRLYQGLLIPHGDSAMYEEHLWNVLHGKGFRSYLDQGLFWGEHIQFIHLLLSPLYLIWPSHLLLELSETVALACGAIPLYRMATRHSGSKTAGTAIVAAYLCYFPLQFLDIAIDLKTFRPISFGVPLLLFALEAIERKRWKSAIVLLLLCLAAKEDYAIILGPLGLWIAWRAFQENKPESKAQKSVLLKSIAPGIGLSVFAVVYLALVVKVLIPWFRGGTQVHYVGYFQKFGNSLGEVVSNILFNPGLLLGELIQPDTFIYALALLVPLGLLPLFSPGRLLVGLPLFGLLCLNELAHDPRHHFHAPIVPILCWAAAYGVGNVTMVLRRWKSEPASLAQTQTWATHFLWSSSLATGLFFSLGPAGLVFWDSGSSWYWGRLYVPGERARQFEKIADLIPPESRVASTDFVHPRYTHHARSYDYSKYRRKVNDYEAGVPEDTDYIVIDTQHPYSEIKTPDQIPEYRDHPDEWELLPDKTDGYFIVLKRKQPPKPAASE; translated from the coding sequence ATGAATCACAGCGCCCCTACTCCTCCTGCAATCGACAGTCGCCGATTTACTTATGCGCTGCTCTGCGTCTTGCTGGGTCCCGGTGCGGTGACACTCGCCCTGCAGACGATCTTCAGCAGTCAGGACCTGGCCGGAATGTACGTCAGTGTTCCGCTCTGGGAAGCACTGCTCTCAAGCTGGGGCGCGACGCTCGATCCGACCACACAAACAGTTGGCATTCCCTTTTTCCCGTTGATGGGATACCTGCTCCTCACCGCAACACTGACCTGGCTGGCGGGGGGCTTCCTGATTTCCCGCCTGCAGAAGTCTGCGTTCTCTGCTGCGCTGACGGACTGGGGCTGCCTGGGTTATCGCTGGTGGTTTCTGCCCGGCGTCTGGGAGCTGCTCCGAATCCTGCTGTTTATCATCGGCTGGAGCAGCGGCGAAGGTCTGCTGCTGGCCACCTCGCAGTTCTGGTTCGCGATCACAATCGCGGGCTGGCTGGCCACATTGGTGACACTGCTGTTTCCCGCTTCCCAGAGTGAAGCTTCGATCGAAGAACTTTCCACGGAACCAAAGTCCTCCCTGCCCGTCACTGTCTGGCTGCTGATGGGCGTTTTCGTATTGATCTTCACCTGGATGAACTGGCGGCTTTACCAGGGCCTGCTGATTCCCCACGGCGATTCAGCCATGTATGAAGAACATCTCTGGAATGTCCTGCATGGGAAAGGGTTTCGCAGTTATCTGGATCAGGGGCTGTTCTGGGGAGAACATATCCAATTCATTCACCTGCTGCTCTCGCCGCTGTACCTGATCTGGCCATCCCACCTGCTGCTGGAACTGAGTGAAACCGTGGCCCTGGCCTGCGGTGCGATTCCGCTGTACCGTATGGCGACGCGACACAGCGGTTCTAAAACCGCGGGCACTGCAATCGTCGCAGCTTATCTCTGCTACTTCCCCCTGCAGTTTCTGGACATCGCCATCGATCTCAAAACATTCCGGCCGATCTCCTTCGGCGTTCCCCTGCTGCTGTTCGCCCTGGAAGCGATCGAACGCAAGCGCTGGAAATCTGCAATCGTCCTGCTGCTGCTCTGCCTGGCTGCCAAGGAAGACTATGCGATTATCCTGGGCCCCTTGGGGCTCTGGATCGCCTGGCGCGCGTTTCAGGAAAATAAACCGGAATCAAAAGCACAGAAATCCGTGCTGCTGAAAAGCATCGCCCCGGGCATCGGTCTGTCAGTGTTTGCGGTCGTTTATCTGGCACTGGTTGTAAAAGTTCTGATCCCCTGGTTCCGCGGCGGCACACAGGTGCATTACGTCGGTTACTTTCAGAAATTCGGCAATTCCCTGGGCGAAGTCGTCAGCAACATTCTGTTCAATCCGGGACTGCTGCTGGGCGAACTGATCCAACCCGATACGTTCATCTATGCCCTGGCGCTGCTCGTCCCTCTCGGCCTGCTGCCCCTGTTTTCACCGGGACGTCTGCTGGTGGGGCTGCCCCTGTTTGGACTACTCTGTCTGAACGAACTGGCCCACGATCCGCGACACCATTTTCATGCTCCCATCGTCCCTATTCTCTGCTGGGCTGCGGCTTACGGAGTTGGAAATGTCACAATGGTGCTGCGTCGCTGGAAATCGGAACCCGCATCCCTGGCACAGACACAGACCTGGGCAACGCATTTCCTCTGGAGTTCCTCCCTGGCAACCGGACTCTTTTTCAGCCTGGGTCCCGCAGGCCTGGTCTTCTGGGACTCCGGTTCCAGCTGGTACTGGGGACGGCTGTACGTACCCGGAGAAAGGGCGCGTCAGTTTGAAAAAATCGCAGATCTGATTCCCCCGGAGAGCAGAGTCGCCTCGACCGATTTCGTGCATCCCCGCTATACCCACCATGCCCGCTCTTACGATTACAGTAAATACCGGCGGAAAGTAAACGACTACGAAGCAGGGGTGCCGGAGGACACCGACTATATCGTCATTGATACCCAGCACCCTTACAGCGAGATCAAAACCCCTGATCAGATCCCCGAATATCGCGATCACCCCGACGAATGGGAACTGCTGCCGGACAAAACCGACGGATATTTCATCGTCCTGAAACGAAAACAGCCCCCGAAACCCGCTGCCAGCGAGTGA
- a CDS encoding efflux RND transporter permease subunit, which yields MNLITAIVHNPVKVTVGVLLTVLFGLVALTRMPMQLTPEVQRPTITVETRWPGASPQEVEREIVLEQEEQLKSVEGITKLSSESADSKGTITLEFLVGTNMDEALLKVNSRLQQVPEYPEDADQPIISTANAADRPIAWFILSSRLPSEEKIVAFGEKHPELKDRLEVIRNTPNPGLAMLRLRMLSDEYPDVRGEILPKEDIEVTKLRRFAEDEIEARFERVAGVSQSNVLGGLEDELQVVVDSEQLAARQLTIADVRRVLRGQNEDTSAGDFWEGKRRWVVRTLGQFRNIEEVENQLLAVRDGAPVYVRDVAEVRLGYKKPDGLVRRFGESSIAVNCIRETGANVLDIMNGLREAAKEIDETILKSRGLQLVQVYDETDYIYSSVDLVKNNIFIGGALTMIVLMSFLHLGIRTLIVVPFIILSAVAAAYISPWFFAVCLALIIGAGFWFARGALVVGLAIPTSIIGTFLILGLMGRSLNVISLAGLAFAVGMLVDNAVVVLENIFRRYSLGESPFRAAIKGTQEVWGAVLASTLTTIAVFLPVVFIQEEAGQLFQDIALAISAAVGLSLLVSMTLISTASARLLHKREGQDIEDMRVVDNPEPEQPVRKGRLQRVIITPIESAGALFVKSVVGMNSWIQKGLLRRLVVTGVLVGAAFGISWQLWPKVEYLPTGNRNLIFCILLPPPGYNMNQLMELGEEVESDLRPYWDIVDPESEEAKSLDYPVIGDFFFVARGRMVFMGIRAHDSQRVGELIPLVQQAGAKLEGTFAVAKQSSLFEQGLTGGRTIEVEIIGPDLQKLVGMGGQILGKVKGMIPDAQVRPVPSLDLSSPEVHIQPKLVQAAEMGVSSADLGYTANALVDGAFAGDYYLGGDKIDLSIVGESRHIQNTQDVKALSVATPMGSLVPLEALANVEITSGPEQVNHRERQRAITIEVSPPEAMALEDAMQKIQDEIVQPMRDGGQLDGGYRIMLSGTADKLRDTWAALQFNVLLALMITYLLMAALFESWLYPFVIIFSVPLGAVGGILGLSVLNLFMLQTLDVLTMLGFVILIGTVVNNPILIIHQSLNHINEDGMTPREAILESIRTRIRPIFMTTTTTVLGLLPLVLFPGAGSELYRGLGSVVLGGLIVSTLFTLVLVPTLFSLTMDAKHSVINLFKPSVAKQFKTQPATASDVDAQEKENVTV from the coding sequence ATGAATCTGATTACAGCCATTGTCCATAATCCGGTTAAAGTAACCGTCGGCGTGCTGCTGACGGTCCTCTTCGGTCTGGTCGCTCTGACTCGTATGCCGATGCAGCTGACCCCCGAAGTTCAGCGACCCACCATCACCGTCGAAACACGCTGGCCCGGTGCCAGTCCGCAGGAAGTCGAACGCGAAATTGTGCTGGAACAGGAAGAACAGCTCAAGAGTGTGGAAGGTATCACCAAACTGAGTTCAGAAAGTGCCGACTCCAAGGGAACCATCACGCTGGAATTTCTGGTTGGTACCAACATGGATGAAGCCCTGCTTAAGGTCAACTCGCGCCTGCAGCAGGTTCCCGAATACCCGGAAGACGCCGATCAGCCCATCATCAGTACCGCGAACGCCGCGGACCGTCCGATTGCCTGGTTCATTCTCAGCAGCCGTCTTCCCTCTGAAGAGAAAATTGTTGCGTTTGGAGAGAAGCATCCGGAACTCAAAGACCGTCTGGAAGTGATTCGTAACACACCCAATCCCGGACTGGCGATGTTGCGACTGCGGATGTTGTCTGATGAATATCCTGATGTCCGCGGAGAAATTCTGCCCAAGGAAGATATTGAAGTCACCAAGCTGCGGCGTTTTGCGGAAGATGAAATCGAAGCCCGCTTCGAACGTGTAGCCGGCGTTTCCCAGTCAAACGTGCTGGGCGGTCTGGAAGATGAGCTGCAGGTGGTTGTCGACTCCGAACAACTCGCCGCCCGTCAATTGACAATCGCCGATGTGCGTCGCGTGTTGCGCGGCCAGAATGAAGATACTTCTGCCGGTGATTTCTGGGAAGGTAAACGTCGCTGGGTAGTACGTACTCTGGGGCAGTTCCGCAATATTGAAGAAGTGGAAAATCAGCTGCTGGCGGTTCGCGATGGCGCGCCGGTCTATGTACGGGACGTTGCTGAAGTCCGTCTGGGTTACAAAAAACCGGATGGTCTGGTACGTCGATTCGGCGAATCGAGTATCGCGGTGAACTGTATCCGCGAAACCGGCGCCAACGTGCTGGATATTATGAACGGACTCCGCGAAGCCGCCAAAGAGATTGATGAAACGATTCTCAAATCCCGTGGCTTACAACTGGTGCAGGTTTATGATGAAACCGACTACATCTATTCCTCGGTCGATCTGGTAAAGAACAACATCTTCATCGGCGGTGCTTTGACGATGATCGTTCTAATGTCGTTTCTGCATCTGGGAATTCGCACCTTGATTGTGGTGCCATTTATTATTCTGTCAGCCGTCGCGGCTGCCTATATCTCCCCCTGGTTTTTCGCAGTCTGTCTGGCGCTGATCATTGGCGCTGGCTTCTGGTTTGCCCGCGGGGCCCTGGTGGTGGGGCTGGCAATTCCTACCAGTATTATCGGCACCTTCCTGATTCTGGGACTGATGGGACGTTCGTTGAACGTGATCAGTCTGGCCGGTCTCGCGTTTGCCGTCGGGATGCTCGTGGATAACGCAGTGGTGGTTCTGGAAAACATTTTCCGTAGATACTCATTGGGTGAGTCTCCCTTCCGGGCGGCCATCAAAGGGACCCAGGAAGTCTGGGGGGCGGTGCTGGCTTCCACGCTGACCACGATTGCCGTCTTCCTGCCGGTGGTCTTCATTCAGGAAGAAGCAGGTCAGCTGTTTCAGGATATCGCCCTGGCGATCAGTGCCGCAGTCGGACTCTCGCTGCTGGTCTCGATGACATTGATTTCCACTGCCTCGGCCCGTCTGTTACACAAACGGGAGGGACAGGACATTGAGGATATGCGGGTCGTCGACAATCCCGAACCCGAGCAACCAGTGAGAAAAGGCCGCTTGCAGAGAGTGATTATCACTCCGATCGAATCTGCGGGCGCCCTGTTTGTGAAATCCGTTGTGGGAATGAACAGCTGGATTCAGAAAGGATTGTTGAGACGCCTGGTAGTGACCGGCGTTCTGGTGGGAGCGGCCTTCGGGATCAGCTGGCAGCTCTGGCCTAAAGTCGAGTATCTGCCGACAGGAAACCGTAATCTGATTTTCTGTATTCTGCTTCCTCCTCCCGGCTACAACATGAACCAGTTGATGGAACTGGGGGAAGAGGTCGAATCGGACCTGCGGCCTTACTGGGATATTGTGGATCCCGAAAGCGAAGAGGCCAAAAGCCTGGATTATCCGGTGATCGGCGATTTCTTTTTCGTGGCTCGCGGACGTATGGTCTTTATGGGGATTCGCGCCCATGATTCCCAACGCGTAGGCGAACTGATTCCTCTGGTCCAGCAGGCGGGAGCCAAGCTGGAAGGAACCTTCGCAGTTGCCAAGCAATCGAGTCTGTTCGAACAAGGTTTGACAGGCGGCCGTACTATCGAAGTTGAAATCATCGGGCCCGATCTGCAGAAACTGGTCGGCATGGGGGGGCAGATTCTGGGGAAGGTCAAAGGGATGATTCCCGACGCCCAGGTGCGTCCCGTTCCCAGTCTGGACCTGTCCAGTCCTGAAGTGCACATTCAGCCCAAACTGGTGCAGGCTGCAGAAATGGGAGTAAGCAGTGCCGATTTGGGATATACAGCCAACGCGCTGGTCGATGGCGCTTTTGCCGGTGACTACTACCTGGGAGGCGATAAAATTGACCTCTCCATCGTCGGGGAGTCCCGCCACATTCAGAATACCCAGGACGTGAAAGCCCTTTCGGTCGCGACGCCAATGGGATCTCTGGTTCCACTGGAAGCATTAGCGAATGTAGAAATCACCAGCGGTCCGGAACAGGTGAATCACCGTGAACGACAGCGGGCGATTACCATCGAAGTCTCTCCGCCTGAAGCGATGGCACTGGAAGATGCGATGCAGAAAATCCAGGACGAAATTGTCCAGCCCATGCGTGATGGTGGTCAACTGGATGGTGGATACCGGATTATGCTCTCAGGGACCGCTGATAAGCTCCGCGATACCTGGGCGGCACTGCAGTTCAACGTACTACTGGCCTTGATGATTACTTATCTGTTGATGGCAGCATTGTTCGAATCGTGGCTGTATCCGTTCGTGATTATTTTCAGTGTCCCCCTGGGGGCAGTCGGTGGAATTCTGGGGCTCAGCGTATTGAACCTGTTTATGCTGCAGACCCTGGATGTGCTGACGATGCTCGGCTTCGTGATTCTGATTGGTACCGTGGTGAATAACCCGATTCTGATCATTCACCAGTCATTGAACCATATCAATGAAGATGGGATGACGCCTCGTGAAGCGATTCTGGAAAGTATCCGCACACGTATCCGACCGATTTTCATGACGACGACCACGACTGTACTCGGGCTGCTGCCCCTGGTGCTGTTTCCTGGTGCCGGGAGTGAGCTTTATCGCGGTCTGGGAAGCGTGGTGCTGGGCGGCCTGATTGTTTCAACGCTGTTTACGCTGGTCCTGGTGCCGACGCTGTTCAGTCTGACGATGGATGCCAAGCATTCGGTCATCAATCTGTTCAAGCCCAGTGTCGCTAAACAGTTCAAAACCCAGCCTGCGACCGCTTCTGATGTCGACGCGCAGGAAAAGGAGAATGTCACGGTTTAA
- a CDS encoding MarR family winged helix-turn-helix transcriptional regulator, whose translation MLQYDFEESIGYWITMTSHSYQDALNQELIPYGITFRQFQVIGWLVYAGPLSQVELAERMMIEPPTLVRILDRMERDQWIKRESDPEDRRRKVLQVLPEAKPIWSKMVSCLKRLRKKATKGMTAEQVETLKSLLMQVQENLGVKLPEFEAV comes from the coding sequence ATGTTGCAATACGATTTTGAAGAGAGCATCGGTTACTGGATTACGATGACTTCGCATTCCTATCAGGATGCGTTGAATCAGGAATTGATTCCCTACGGAATCACCTTCCGACAGTTTCAGGTGATTGGCTGGCTGGTTTATGCAGGTCCCCTGTCCCAGGTGGAACTCGCTGAGCGAATGATGATCGAACCTCCGACTCTCGTGCGGATTCTGGATCGGATGGAACGCGATCAGTGGATCAAACGCGAAAGTGATCCGGAAGACCGGCGGCGGAAGGTGCTACAGGTTTTGCCCGAAGCGAAACCAATCTGGTCCAAGATGGTTTCCTGTCTGAAGCGGCTCCGAAAGAAAGCAACCAAAGGCATGACTGCCGAGCAGGTGGAGACACTGAAATCCCTGCTGATGCAGGTCCAGGAAAATCTGGGGGTCAAGCTCCCGGAGTTTGAGGCGGTCTGA